Proteins from a genomic interval of Clostridium cochlearium:
- the rpoC gene encoding DNA-directed RNA polymerase subunit beta': MFELNNFDALQIGLASPEMIREWSRGEVKKPETINYRTLKPERDGLFCERIFGPTKDWECHCGKYKRVRYKGIVCDRCGVEVTKSKVRRERMGHIELAAPVSHIWYFKGIPSRMGLMLDMSPRSLEKVLYFASYIVIDPKETPLLKKQLLNEKEYREAIENYGEESFEAGMGAESIKKLLEEIDLDQLSKELKEALKTSTGQKKIRLIRRLEAVESFRKSSNKPDWMIIDVIPVIPPDLRPMVQLDGGRFATSDLNDLYRRVINRNNRLKKLLDLGAPDIIVRNEKRMLQEAVDALIDNGRRGRPVTGPGNRPLKSLSDMLKGKQGRFRQNLLGKRVDYSGRSVIVVGPELKMYQCGLPKEMALELFKPFVMKKLVQGGLSHNIKSAKRMVERVQPEVWDVLEEVISDHPVLLNRAPTLHRLGIQAFQPVLVEGRAIKLHPLACTAYNADFDGDQMAVHVPLSVEAQAEARFLMLAAHNILKPSDGKPVCVPTQDMVLGSYYLTLDKENAKGEGRVFSSPEEAIMAYQLGEVDIHASIKVKISKEIDGEEVSGIIDCTPGKLIFNESIPQDLGFVDRSIPENKVKLEVDFLINKSSLGKLINKCYMKHGPTKTSIMLDKIKEKGYHYSTIGAITVSTSDMVVPESKKRLLDETDVEVSKIDKMYRRGFISEDERYERVIEKWTKTTDLVADELMKGLDRFNPIFMMADSGARGSKSQIKQLAGMRGLMANPSGKIIELPIRASFREGLDVSEYFISTHGARKGNADTALKTADSGYLTRRLVDVSQDVIVREEDCGSKEGFEISEIREGNEIIEPLSERLTGRYSAEDIIDPNTGEILVKNEEYIDWEKADKVEKSGVKRVKIRSVFTCKSKHGVCAKCYGMNMATAEKINIGESVGIIAAQSIGEPGTQLTMRTFHTGGVAGSDITQGLPRVEELFEARKPKGLAIVSEISGTIKIDETKKKRTVIVVGENQELSYDIPFGSRLKVSNGDVISAGDEITEGSVNPHDVLRIKGPNGVKNYLLSEVQKVYRLQGVDINDKHLEVVVRQMTRKVKIEDSGDTEFLPGTMVDIFDFQQENAKAQEEGKEPAKGRITLLGITKAALATDSFLSSASFQETTRVLTDAAIKGKVDPLLGLKENVIIGKLIPAGTGMTRYRSIKISTEKDDAKDIEIENN; this comes from the coding sequence TTGTTTGAATTAAATAATTTTGATGCACTTCAAATAGGATTAGCTTCACCAGAAATGATAAGGGAATGGTCAAGAGGTGAGGTGAAAAAGCCAGAAACTATAAATTATAGGACATTAAAGCCAGAAAGAGATGGATTATTCTGTGAGAGAATATTCGGACCTACAAAGGACTGGGAATGTCACTGTGGAAAATATAAAAGAGTAAGATACAAAGGTATAGTATGTGATAGATGTGGAGTAGAAGTAACAAAATCTAAAGTAAGACGTGAGAGAATGGGGCATATAGAGCTTGCTGCCCCTGTATCACATATATGGTATTTCAAAGGCATACCATCCCGTATGGGACTTATGTTAGATATGTCTCCAAGGTCACTAGAAAAAGTACTTTATTTTGCATCTTATATAGTAATTGATCCAAAAGAAACACCATTATTAAAAAAGCAATTGCTAAACGAAAAAGAATATAGAGAAGCTATTGAAAATTATGGAGAAGAAAGTTTCGAAGCTGGAATGGGAGCTGAATCTATAAAAAAACTTTTAGAAGAAATAGATCTAGATCAGCTTTCAAAAGAATTAAAGGAAGCTCTAAAAACAAGTACAGGACAAAAGAAAATAAGATTAATAAGAAGATTAGAAGCAGTAGAATCATTTAGAAAATCTAGTAATAAACCAGATTGGATGATTATAGATGTTATTCCAGTTATACCACCAGACCTAAGACCAATGGTTCAGCTAGATGGAGGAAGATTTGCTACTTCAGACTTAAATGATTTATATAGAAGAGTAATAAACAGAAATAATAGATTGAAAAAATTATTAGATTTAGGTGCCCCAGATATTATAGTGAGAAATGAAAAAAGGATGTTACAAGAGGCAGTAGATGCTCTTATAGATAATGGAAGAAGAGGTAGACCAGTCACAGGACCAGGAAATAGACCTTTAAAATCATTATCAGATATGTTAAAAGGAAAACAAGGAAGGTTTAGACAAAATTTACTTGGGAAGCGTGTAGATTATTCTGGGCGTTCAGTTATAGTTGTTGGACCAGAATTGAAAATGTATCAGTGTGGACTTCCTAAGGAAATGGCATTGGAGTTATTTAAGCCATTTGTTATGAAAAAATTGGTTCAAGGTGGATTATCACATAATATTAAAAGTGCAAAAAGAATGGTAGAAAGAGTTCAGCCGGAGGTATGGGATGTTCTAGAAGAGGTTATATCGGACCATCCGGTGTTACTAAACCGTGCTCCAACTCTACATAGATTGGGAATACAGGCATTTCAACCTGTATTGGTAGAAGGTAGAGCTATAAAATTACACCCATTAGCATGTACAGCATATAATGCAGACTTTGATGGAGACCAAATGGCTGTCCATGTACCATTATCAGTAGAAGCACAAGCAGAAGCAAGATTTTTGATGCTAGCAGCACATAATATATTAAAACCATCTGATGGTAAGCCAGTTTGTGTACCTACACAAGATATGGTACTAGGATCATATTATTTAACTTTAGATAAAGAAAATGCTAAAGGTGAAGGAAGAGTATTTTCATCACCAGAGGAAGCTATTATGGCCTATCAACTAGGAGAAGTTGATATACATGCATCTATTAAAGTAAAAATATCAAAGGAAATAGATGGGGAAGAGGTTTCTGGAATAATAGATTGTACACCAGGAAAATTAATATTTAATGAATCCATACCTCAGGATTTAGGATTTGTTGATAGATCTATACCTGAAAATAAAGTTAAATTAGAAGTAGACTTTTTAATTAACAAATCTTCTTTAGGAAAGTTAATAAATAAATGCTATATGAAACATGGACCAACTAAAACATCCATAATGTTAGATAAGATAAAAGAAAAAGGATATCATTATTCAACTATTGGTGCTATTACGGTATCTACATCAGATATGGTAGTTCCAGAATCTAAAAAAAGACTTTTGGATGAAACTGATGTAGAAGTTAGCAAAATAGATAAGATGTACAGAAGAGGATTTATATCAGAAGATGAAAGATATGAAAGAGTAATAGAAAAGTGGACTAAAACTACTGATTTAGTTGCAGATGAGTTAATGAAAGGTCTAGATAGATTTAATCCGATATTTATGATGGCTGATTCTGGAGCAAGAGGATCTAAAAGCCAAATTAAGCAGCTAGCAGGAATGAGAGGACTTATGGCCAATCCATCAGGTAAAATTATAGAATTACCTATAAGAGCCTCATTTAGAGAAGGATTGGATGTATCAGAATACTTTATTTCAACTCATGGAGCTAGAAAAGGAAATGCAGATACTGCTCTTAAAACAGCTGACTCTGGATATTTAACAAGAAGATTGGTAGATGTAAGTCAGGATGTTATTGTAAGAGAAGAAGATTGTGGAAGCAAAGAAGGATTCGAAATATCTGAAATTAGAGAAGGAAATGAAATTATAGAGCCGCTATCAGAAAGACTAACTGGTAGGTATTCAGCAGAAGACATAATCGATCCAAATACAGGAGAAATATTAGTTAAGAATGAAGAATATATAGATTGGGAAAAAGCTGATAAGGTTGAAAAAAGTGGCGTTAAAAGAGTAAAAATAAGGTCTGTATTTACATGTAAATCAAAACATGGAGTATGTGCTAAGTGTTATGGTATGAACATGGCTACAGCTGAAAAGATTAATATAGGAGAATCAGTAGGTATTATAGCAGCACAAAGTATAGGAGAACCAGGAACACAACTTACAATGAGAACTTTCCATACAGGTGGAGTTGCTGGATCAGATATAACACAAGGTCTTCCAAGAGTAGAAGAATTATTTGAAGCAAGAAAACCTAAAGGATTAGCAATAGTTTCTGAAATTAGTGGAACTATAAAAATAGATGAGACTAAGAAAAAGAGAACAGTTATAGTTGTTGGAGAAAATCAAGAATTAAGTTATGATATACCTTTTGGTTCTAGATTAAAAGTGTCAAATGGTGATGTTATAAGTGCTGGGGATGAAATAACAGAAGGGTCTGTTAACCCTCATGATGTTTTAAGAATTAAAGGGCCAAATGGTGTTAAAAATTACTTATTATCAGAAGTTCAAAAAGTTTATAGACTTCAAGGTGTTGATATAAATGATAAACATTTAGAGGTCGTAGTAAGACAAATGACAAGAAAAGTAAAAATAGAGGATTCAGGAGATACAGAATTTTTACCAGGAACAATGGTTGATATATTTGACTTTCAACAAGAAAATGCTAAGGCCCAAGAGGAAGGAAAAGAGCCAGCTAAAGGAAGAATTACATTATTGGGAATAACTAAAGCAGCATTAGCAACAGACTCATTCTTATCATCTGCATCATTCCAAGAAACTACTAGAGTTTTAACAGATGCTGCTATAAAGGGTAAGGTTGATCCATTATTAGGACTAAAAGAGAATGTAATAATTGGTAAATTAATACCAGCTGGAACTGGAATGACAAGATACAGATCAATAAAAATAAGTACAGAAAAAGATGATGCAAAAGATATTGAAATAGAAAATAATTAA
- the rplL gene encoding 50S ribosomal protein L7/L12, whose amino-acid sequence MTKEDIIQAIKEMSVLELNELVEACEEEFGVSAAAPVAVAGAAGAAGAGAEEKSEFEVVLASAGSQKIKVIKAVREITGLGLKEAKEIVDGAPKTLKEGVAKEEAEEMKAKLEEVGATVELK is encoded by the coding sequence ATGACAAAGGAAGATATAATCCAAGCGATAAAAGAAATGAGTGTATTAGAATTAAATGAATTAGTAGAAGCATGTGAAGAAGAATTTGGAGTAAGCGCAGCTGCACCAGTTGCTGTAGCAGGAGCTGCAGGGGCTGCAGGAGCAGGAGCTGAAGAAAAATCAGAATTTGAAGTTGTATTAGCAAGTGCAGGTTCACAAAAGATCAAAGTTATAAAAGCAGTTAGAGAAATTACTGGATTAGGATTAAAAGAAGCTAAGGAAATAGTTGATGGAGCTCCTAAGACATTAAAAGAAGGCGTTGCTAAAGAAGAAGCAGAAGAAATGAAAGCTAAACTTGAAGAAGTTGGAGCAACTGTAGAATTAAAGTAA
- a CDS encoding DNA-directed RNA polymerase subunit beta — translation MVHPVQVGKRTRMSFSKIKEVCEMSNLIEVQLDSYEWFLKEGLQEVFDDINPIQDYTGNLSLEFVGYKLDMENIKYSVEECKERDATYAAPLKVSVRLINKETGEIKEQDVFMGDFPLMTEQGTFIINGAERVIVSQLVRSPGVYYDVSLDKSGKQLFSATVIPNRGAWLEYETDSNDIIYVRIDKTRKLPISILIRALEYGSDLEIIDYFGEDERLKASIEKDNTKTKEEALLEIYKRLRPGEPPTVDSAMSLIESLFFDAKRYDLSRVGRYKFNKKLALHLRIANQISAQDIVNPSTGEIIVQQGEKIDRDKAIEIQNSGINSVDIQLDDKVVRAIGNNFVDIKNFVKFDIDDLNIKEYVHYPTLKEILDNYSDEETIKEQIKKNINVLIPKHIIKDDIMSTISYELGLPYGIGYTDDIDHLGNRRLRSVGELLQNQFRIGLSRMERVVKERMTIQDQDSITPQALINIRPVTASIKEFFGSSQLSQFMDQTNPLSELTHKRRLSALGPGGLSRERAGFEVRDVHHSHYGRMCPIETPEGPNIGLINSLATYARVNEYGFIETAYRRVDKATGVVTNEIVYMTADEEDHYLIAKANEMLNEDGTFVDDKITVRDQEDVLVVPKEEVDFMDVSPRQLVSVATAMIPFLENDDASRALMGSNMQRQAVPLLKPEAPIVGTGIEYKAAVDSAVLPKAKNPGVVTYVSASEIRIRKDNPDSNGEIDKYKLLKFKRSNQGTCINQKPLVSKGDKVDTKTVLADGPSTDLGEIALGKNIRIGFITWEGYNYEDAMLISEELVREDVFTSIHIEEYEAEARDTKLGPEEITRDIPNVGEDALKDIDERGIIRIGAEVRSGDILVGKVTPKGETELTAEERLLRAIFGEKAREVRDTSLRVPHGEAGIIVDVKVFTRENGDELSPGVNKLVRCYIAQKRKISVGDKMAGRHGNKGVISRVLPEEDMPFLPDGRPLQICLNPLGVPSRMNIGQVLEVHLGLAASKLGWHVATPVFDGATEPEIVECLKKAGYEGDGKTVLYDGRTGEPFDNRVTVGYMYILKLAHLVDDKIHARSTGPYSLVTQQPLGGKAQFGGQRFGEMEVWALEAYGAAHTLQEILTVKSDDVVGRVKTYEAIVKGENIPEPGVPESFKVLIKELQALCLDVKVLNDDKEEIAIKELSDDDMVELEVNIEGSEDYIEPKQQNDNYVETEEEDKEPDYDEDLNFDDLTKGLELDDFNDEH, via the coding sequence ATGGTACATCCTGTCCAAGTAGGAAAAAGAACTAGAATGAGTTTTTCAAAAATCAAAGAAGTATGTGAAATGTCTAATTTAATTGAAGTACAATTAGATTCATATGAATGGTTTTTGAAAGAAGGACTTCAAGAAGTATTTGATGACATCAACCCTATTCAAGATTATACGGGTAACCTTAGTCTTGAATTTGTAGGGTATAAACTGGATATGGAAAATATAAAATATTCAGTTGAAGAGTGTAAAGAGAGAGATGCTACTTATGCGGCTCCGTTAAAAGTAAGTGTGAGGCTCATAAACAAAGAAACAGGAGAAATTAAAGAGCAAGATGTTTTTATGGGTGATTTTCCACTTATGACTGAACAAGGAACATTTATAATTAACGGTGCAGAAAGGGTAATAGTTAGCCAGTTGGTTAGATCTCCAGGAGTTTACTATGATGTATCTTTAGATAAATCAGGGAAACAGCTATTTTCAGCTACAGTTATCCCTAATAGAGGTGCATGGTTAGAGTATGAGACTGACTCAAATGATATAATTTATGTAAGAATAGATAAAACTAGAAAGTTACCTATTTCTATATTAATTAGAGCATTAGAGTATGGTTCAGACTTAGAGATTATAGACTATTTTGGAGAAGACGAAAGATTAAAAGCTTCAATAGAAAAAGATAATACAAAGACAAAAGAAGAGGCTTTGTTAGAAATATATAAAAGATTAAGGCCAGGGGAGCCTCCAACAGTAGATAGTGCTATGTCTCTTATAGAATCTTTGTTTTTCGATGCTAAAAGATATGACTTATCCAGAGTTGGAAGATATAAGTTCAATAAAAAATTAGCGCTACATTTAAGAATTGCAAATCAGATTTCAGCCCAAGATATAGTAAATCCATCCACAGGAGAAATAATAGTTCAACAGGGAGAAAAAATAGACCGAGATAAAGCAATAGAGATACAAAATTCTGGCATAAATTCTGTCGATATTCAATTGGATGACAAAGTAGTAAGAGCTATAGGAAACAATTTTGTTGATATAAAAAACTTTGTTAAATTTGATATAGATGATTTAAATATAAAGGAATATGTACACTATCCTACGTTAAAAGAAATACTTGATAATTATAGTGATGAAGAAACTATAAAAGAGCAAATAAAGAAGAACATAAATGTATTAATTCCAAAGCATATAATAAAAGATGATATTATGTCCACTATAAGTTATGAATTAGGATTACCTTATGGTATAGGATACACAGATGATATAGATCATTTAGGTAATAGAAGATTAAGATCTGTAGGAGAACTGTTACAAAACCAATTTAGAATAGGTCTTTCAAGAATGGAAAGAGTAGTTAAAGAAAGAATGACTATTCAAGATCAAGATTCTATAACACCACAAGCGTTAATAAATATAAGACCTGTAACAGCGTCTATAAAGGAATTTTTCGGAAGCTCACAACTTTCGCAATTTATGGATCAGACTAATCCACTATCAGAATTAACTCATAAGAGAAGATTATCTGCTTTAGGACCAGGTGGATTATCTAGAGAAAGAGCAGGATTTGAAGTAAGAGACGTTCACCATTCACACTATGGTAGAATGTGTCCTATAGAAACGCCAGAAGGACCTAATATAGGTCTTATTAACTCACTTGCTACCTATGCAAGAGTTAATGAGTATGGCTTTATAGAAACAGCTTACAGAAGAGTAGATAAAGCTACAGGTGTTGTAACAAATGAGATAGTTTATATGACAGCAGATGAAGAGGATCATTATTTGATAGCTAAGGCAAATGAAATGCTGAATGAAGATGGGACTTTTGTAGATGATAAAATTACAGTAAGAGACCAGGAAGATGTATTAGTCGTACCTAAAGAAGAAGTTGATTTTATGGATGTATCGCCTAGACAATTAGTTTCTGTTGCTACTGCGATGATTCCATTCCTAGAAAATGATGATGCTAGTAGAGCACTTATGGGATCTAACATGCAACGTCAAGCAGTTCCATTATTAAAACCAGAAGCACCAATTGTTGGTACAGGAATAGAATATAAAGCAGCTGTAGATTCTGCTGTTTTGCCAAAAGCAAAAAATCCAGGAGTAGTTACATACGTAAGCGCTAGTGAAATAAGAATTAGAAAAGATAATCCTGATAGTAATGGAGAGATAGATAAATATAAATTATTAAAGTTTAAAAGATCCAATCAAGGTACATGTATAAATCAAAAACCATTGGTTTCTAAAGGAGACAAAGTTGACACAAAAACTGTATTAGCAGATGGACCTTCAACAGATTTAGGAGAAATAGCATTAGGTAAGAATATAAGAATAGGGTTTATAACTTGGGAAGGTTATAACTATGAAGATGCTATGTTAATATCAGAAGAACTAGTAAGGGAAGATGTATTTACATCTATTCATATTGAAGAATATGAAGCTGAGGCTAGAGATACTAAACTAGGACCTGAAGAAATTACTAGAGATATACCAAATGTAGGTGAAGATGCTCTAAAAGACATAGATGAAAGAGGAATAATTAGAATAGGTGCAGAAGTTAGATCAGGAGATATTTTAGTAGGTAAAGTTACACCTAAAGGAGAGACAGAATTAACAGCAGAGGAAAGATTGCTTAGAGCTATATTTGGAGAAAAAGCAAGGGAAGTAAGAGATACTTCTTTAAGAGTTCCACATGGTGAAGCTGGAATAATTGTAGATGTTAAAGTGTTTACAAGAGAAAATGGAGATGAACTATCACCTGGTGTGAACAAATTAGTAAGATGTTATATAGCTCAAAAGAGAAAGATATCAGTTGGAGATAAAATGGCAGGAAGACACGGAAATAAAGGTGTTATATCAAGAGTATTGCCAGAAGAAGATATGCCATTTTTACCAGATGGAAGACCACTACAAATATGTTTAAATCCTCTTGGAGTTCCATCACGTATGAATATTGGTCAGGTATTAGAAGTACACCTAGGGTTAGCAGCTTCAAAATTAGGTTGGCATGTTGCTACACCAGTATTTGACGGTGCTACTGAACCGGAAATAGTAGAATGCTTGAAAAAAGCAGGTTATGAAGGTGACGGAAAAACTGTATTATATGATGGAAGAACAGGAGAACCTTTTGATAATAGAGTAACAGTTGGATATATGTATATATTAAAACTTGCCCATTTAGTAGATGACAAGATACATGCAAGATCCACTGGTCCATATTCATTAGTTACACAACAACCATTAGGTGGTAAGGCCCAATTTGGAGGTCAAAGATTTGGTGAGATGGAAGTTTGGGCTCTAGAAGCTTATGGAGCTGCTCATACACTTCAAGAAATACTTACAGTAAAATCAGATGATGTCGTGGGTAGAGTTAAAACTTATGAAGCTATTGTAAAAGGTGAAAATATACCAGAACCAGGAGTTCCTGAATCATTCAAAGTTTTAATTAAGGAACTACAAGCATTGTGTCTTGATGTAAAAGTACTTAATGATGATAAAGAAGAGATTGCTATAAAGGAATTATCAGATGACGATATGGTAGAATTAGAAGTTAATATAGAAGGATCTGAGGATTACATTGAGCCTAAACAACAAAATGATAACTATGTAGAAACTGAAGAGGAAGACAAAGAACCAGATTATGATGAGGATTTAAATTTTGATGACTTAACTAAGGGATTAGAGCTAGATGATTTCAATGATGAACATTAA
- the fusA gene encoding elongation factor G, protein MKREYPLKMYRNIGIMAHIDAGKTTTTERILFYTGKTHKIGETHDGAATMDWMVQEQERGITITSAATTCIWKGHVINVIDTPGHVDFTVEVERSLRVLDGAVTVLTAKGGVEPQTETVWRQADKYKVPRIAYVNKMDIMGADFFRVVNMMRERLHTNAVPIQIPIGAEDTFKGYVDLIRNEAIIYEDDLGTVMDTEEIPEDMKDMAEEYRNAMIEAIVELDEELMMKYLEGEEISIEELDAALRKGVLANKIVPVMCGSSYKNKGVQPMIDAIIKYLPSPLDIPPVKGTHPETGEEIERKASDDEPMSTLAFKIATDPFIGKLAFVRVYSGVMKNGTYVLNPVKGKRERIGRLVKMHANHREEVEELYAGDLGAVVGLKDTITGDTLCDEKAPIILEKMEFPEPVISIAIEPKTKAGQEKMGLSLAKLAEEDPTFRTFTNQETGQTIIEGMGELHLEVIVDRLQREFKVECNVGKPQVAYKETIKKAVKAEGKFVRQSGGRGQYGHCWIEMTPHEGEYEFQNAIVGGAIPKEYIPAIDNGIREASDSGVIAGYPVINFKVKLYDGSYHDVDSSEMAFKIAGSMAFKNAMTKADPVLLEPMMKVEVVVPEEYMGDVMGDINSRRGRIEGMEAIAGAQNIRAFVPLSEMFGYATVLRSRTQGRGTYSMEFDHYEEVPKSIQEQIVGERIK, encoded by the coding sequence GTGAAAAGGGAATACCCGTTAAAAATGTATCGTAATATAGGAATAATGGCTCATATAGATGCTGGAAAAACAACTACAACTGAGCGTATTTTATTTTATACAGGAAAAACTCACAAAATAGGTGAAACTCACGATGGTGCAGCTACTATGGACTGGATGGTTCAAGAACAAGAAAGAGGTATAACTATAACATCAGCGGCAACTACATGTATATGGAAAGGTCATGTTATAAACGTTATAGATACACCAGGGCACGTAGATTTTACAGTTGAAGTTGAAAGATCTTTAAGAGTACTTGATGGAGCAGTAACTGTATTAACAGCAAAAGGTGGAGTTGAACCACAAACTGAAACAGTTTGGAGACAGGCGGATAAATACAAAGTTCCAAGAATAGCTTATGTAAATAAGATGGATATAATGGGAGCAGATTTCTTCAGAGTTGTAAATATGATGAGAGAAAGATTACATACAAACGCTGTTCCAATTCAAATTCCAATAGGTGCAGAGGATACTTTTAAAGGATATGTAGATTTAATAAGAAATGAAGCTATTATATATGAAGATGACCTTGGAACAGTTATGGATACTGAAGAAATACCAGAAGATATGAAGGATATGGCAGAAGAATATAGAAATGCTATGATAGAAGCTATAGTTGAATTAGATGAAGAACTTATGATGAAATATCTTGAAGGTGAAGAAATTTCTATAGAAGAATTAGATGCAGCTTTAAGAAAAGGAGTTCTTGCTAACAAGATAGTTCCAGTTATGTGTGGATCCTCATATAAAAATAAAGGTGTTCAACCAATGATAGATGCAATAATAAAATATTTACCTTCACCATTGGATATACCACCAGTAAAGGGAACACATCCAGAAACTGGAGAAGAAATTGAAAGAAAAGCTTCTGATGATGAACCAATGTCAACATTAGCATTTAAAATAGCAACAGATCCATTTATAGGAAAACTAGCTTTTGTAAGAGTATATTCTGGAGTTATGAAAAATGGTACATATGTACTAAACCCTGTAAAAGGAAAAAGAGAAAGAATCGGAAGACTAGTAAAAATGCATGCTAATCACAGAGAAGAAGTGGAAGAACTTTATGCTGGAGATTTAGGTGCAGTTGTGGGATTAAAAGACACAATTACTGGCGATACTTTATGTGATGAAAAAGCGCCTATTATACTTGAAAAGATGGAATTCCCAGAACCAGTTATATCTATAGCTATAGAACCAAAAACTAAAGCTGGTCAAGAAAAAATGGGATTATCCTTAGCAAAACTTGCAGAAGAAGATCCAACATTTAGAACATTTACTAATCAAGAAACAGGTCAAACAATTATAGAAGGTATGGGAGAACTTCACTTAGAAGTAATAGTTGATAGACTTCAAAGAGAATTTAAAGTAGAATGTAATGTTGGTAAACCACAAGTTGCATACAAAGAAACTATTAAAAAAGCTGTTAAAGCAGAAGGTAAATTTGTCAGACAGTCTGGTGGACGTGGACAATACGGACATTGTTGGATTGAAATGACTCCTCATGAGGGTGAATATGAATTCCAAAATGCTATAGTTGGAGGAGCAATTCCAAAAGAGTACATTCCAGCTATTGATAATGGAATAAGAGAAGCATCTGATAGTGGGGTTATTGCTGGATATCCAGTTATAAACTTTAAGGTTAAATTATATGATGGTTCATACCATGATGTAGACTCATCTGAAATGGCTTTTAAAATAGCTGGATCTATGGCATTTAAAAATGCAATGACAAAAGCAGACCCAGTATTACTTGAACCAATGATGAAGGTTGAAGTAGTTGTTCCAGAAGAATACATGGGAGATGTAATGGGTGATATAAACTCAAGAAGAGGAAGAATCGAAGGTATGGAAGCTATAGCTGGAGCTCAAAATATAAGAGCCTTTGTGCCACTTTCAGAAATGTTTGGTTATGCAACTGTATTAAGATCTAGAACTCAAGGTAGAGGAACTTATTCAATGGAATTTGATCACTATGAAGAGGTACCTAAGAGTATTCAAGAACAAATAGTTGGAGAAAGAATAAAATAA
- a CDS encoding ribosomal L7Ae/L30e/S12e/Gadd45 family protein, whose protein sequence is MTDRLEGKKVVGLKQSIKAIRNNMDKKIYLAKDCDGKILKQIEDAADGRTLENIVYVDTMKELGTLCGIDVGATIAVVLHEQE, encoded by the coding sequence ATGACCGACAGACTTGAAGGTAAAAAAGTTGTGGGTTTAAAGCAATCTATAAAAGCTATAAGAAATAACATGGATAAAAAAATATATTTAGCTAAGGATTGTGACGGAAAAATCTTAAAACAGATAGAAGATGCAGCCGACGGAAGAACCCTAGAAAATATAGTTTATGTAGATACTATGAAAGAATTAGGAACACTTTGCGGAATAGATGTAGGAGCTACTATTGCTGTAGTTTTACATGAACAAGAATAG
- the rpsG gene encoding 30S ribosomal protein S7 produces the protein MPRKGYIGKRDVLPDPMYNSKVLTKLINNLMYDGKKGLAQKICYDAFDIIQDKTGKEPMEVFEEAMNNVMPLLEVKARRIGGATYQVPLEVRPERRQTLGIRWILIAARKRGEKYMSERLAGELMDAANNLGAAVKKREETHKMAEANKAFAHYRY, from the coding sequence GTGCCAAGAAAAGGATATATAGGAAAAAGGGATGTATTACCAGATCCAATGTACAATAGCAAGGTTCTTACTAAATTAATAAATAACTTAATGTATGATGGTAAAAAAGGATTAGCTCAGAAAATTTGTTATGATGCATTTGATATAATCCAAGACAAAACAGGTAAGGAACCGATGGAAGTTTTTGAAGAAGCTATGAACAATGTAATGCCTTTACTTGAAGTAAAAGCTAGAAGAATAGGTGGAGCTACATACCAAGTTCCTTTAGAAGTTAGACCAGAAAGAAGACAGACTTTAGGAATTAGATGGATCCTTATTGCAGCTAGAAAAAGAGGAGAAAAATACATGAGTGAAAGACTAGCAGGCGAATTAATGGATGCAGCTAACAACCTAGGAGCAGCTGTTAAAAAGAGAGAAGAAACTCATAAAATGGCTGAAGCTAATAAGGCGTTTGCTCATTACAGATATTAA
- the rpsL gene encoding 30S ribosomal protein S12: MPTINQLVRKSRKTVKAQSDSPALKNCPQRRGVCTVVKTTTPKKPNSALRKIARVRLTNGYEVSAYIPGVGHNLQEHSVVLIRGGRVKDLPGVRYHIVRGALDSAGVASRMQSRSKYGAKKPKQK, translated from the coding sequence ATGCCAACTATTAACCAATTAGTAAGGAAAAGCAGAAAAACAGTTAAAGCACAATCAGACTCACCAGCATTAAAGAATTGTCCACAAAGAAGAGGAGTGTGCACAGTAGTTAAAACTACTACACCTAAAAAACCTAACTCAGCACTAAGAAAAATTGCCAGAGTTAGATTAACTAATGGCTATGAAGTATCAGCATATATACCAGGTGTAGGACACAACTTACAAGAGCATAGTGTTGTTCTTATAAGAGGTGGAAGAGTTAAGGACTTACCAGGTGTTAGATATCACATAGTTAGAGGTGCACTAGATTCAGCTGGGGTTGCTAGTAGAATGCAATCAAGATCTAAATATGGTGCAAAAAAACCAAAACAAAAATAA